The following is a genomic window from Ethanoligenens harbinense YUAN-3.
GTGGACGCGTTGCTGGCGGAACTCATTTCATTGATGCCGGAGGGCCCGCAGTATTATCCGGATGATATGGTGACGGCCGAACCGGAGCGGCTGGTGGTGGCGGAAATCATCCGCGAAAAGCTGCTTACATTGCTCAGCGCGGAGATCCCGCACGGGATTGCCGTATCCATCGAGCGCATGCATGAACGGGAAACGGGCAGTCTCATCGACATTGACGCGGTGATCTACTGCGAGCGGGAAAGTCACACCGGCATCATCGTGGGCAAGGGCGGTGCCATGCTCAAAAAAGTGGGCATCAAAGCACGGGCGGATATCGAAAGCCTGCTCGGCTGCCATGTGAGCCTGCACCTTTGGGTGAAAGTCAAGGAAAACTGGCGCAACCGCGAGGGTATCCTCCGCACGCTGGGGTATGATTAACAAAACGGCAAACAATAATTACCGCGCATAGCACCCTCCTCTTTGTGATAGGCTAAAAACGGGCCGCGTACCGATCGCATGGGAAAAAAACGGCCATCGACATTGGCCGGGAGGGACAGTTATGGATGAAAAAACCGCTTGGTATCTATTTGAAACAACGGGAAACATCGAGGCTTACATGCTGTATCAGGATCTTGCGACAGGATGGCAGGCGGGGCGGAGTGGCCCACGGTCGCCTTCAAAGGTACGCCGTAACACCGATCGAAAACCAGCGGGGACCGGAGGCGCGGGTGAAGCGCCGCCTCCGTTTTCCGTGCGGATGTGATTTTTTCCGGCGGGGTACCGTCGGTTTTACATAGCGGGCAGGGATTGGACATGCCGTTTCTGTTTTCGTTGCCGGGATAAAAGAATCGTGCAGTGCGGAGCACCGCGCTTTTGAGCTGCGTGGAAAGGGTAGCGGACAAAATGGGAACACAGGCGGTAACGGACGGGCTGGTGATACGTGATTACAATGTGGGCGAGGCCGACCGTTTTCTCACATTGCTCACGCGGAAATATGGTGCCATTCGCGCAAGTGCGCGGGGCGCCAGGCGTATAAAAAGCGGTGTTTCCACAGGCACGCAGTTGCTGTGTCATGCAGATTTTACGCTGTTCAAAGGGCGTGAAAAATACATCATCGACGAGGCCACGCCGCTGACGTTGTTTATGGGCATTCGGGCTGAGCTGGAAAAACTGGCGCTGGCGCAGTATTTCTGCGAACTGGAAGATTTTCTGGCACCAAAAGAGGAAGAAGCGGAGTTGTTCCTGCGCCTGATCCTCAACGCGCTGGCCCTGTTGGAAGCAGGAAAGCACCCCTCCATGCAGATCAAGGCGGCGTTTGAGATGCGGCTGCTTGCCATTTCGGGGTATATGCCGGATCTGGTCGCCTGCGCGGGCTGCGGTACATATGAAGCGGACGGGATGGTGTTGCTGCCGCGGTCGGGCGTTTTTCTGTGTGCATCCTGCGCCGCGCGGGAGCAGGTTTCTCCTGGGGAATGCACCGCGCTTTCGCGCGGTGCATTGGCCGCTTTGCGGCACACGGCCTATGCGGACTTTGCCCGTCTGTTTTCGTTTTCGCTGCCGGAGCAGACACTGAAAAGTTTTGCCGCTGCTTCTGAACAATATCTGCTCGCTACGCTGGAACGCAGTTTTCAAACCCTGGAGTTTTACCATTCTCTCTTTGTGGATCGTTGACGGCAGTTGCACATAAAATATCCGCCTGCTCCTTTAGGTCTGCAGGCGGATGATTTATATACGGTGCTTTTGTGCGCCACGTTGCAGCCCGGTAAAAAAGTCTTCGTTATATCGCACGGCTGCGTCGCCGGGCTTGTATTCGCCGGCTATGTGGTTGCATGCGGATGCCTTGGCGGTGTCGCCCAGCGCGTAGTAGCAGCGGCACAGTTCCAAAGCGGGGATATAGCCCCAATAATCGCTGTAGATCGTCCGGCGGGTGACCGGCAGCTTTTGCGAAAGTGCCAGTTCATACCAGAAAATCGCGCCATAAAATGCGTGGTTCTCCCACAGATATGTACCGATCAAACAACAGATGTCTGCCTGTGGAGGGCCGAAACGAAAACTGTGAAGCAGGATATCCAGCCTTTTTTCGGCATCTGTCTGACAGACAGCCAGTTCCAGGCAAGCGGCGATTCGCAGTTGATTGGGCGCGTCCTGTTGAATCAGCGTTTCATATTGACCGATCGTCTGTGTACTGCCAGTGTCCCGCAGGGCGCGGGCATAATACAGACGTTCCCGCGGTGTCAGGGTTCCGTTTTGTTCCAGTCTGGCCCGGTAATACGACAAAACGTGCGCATGGTTTTCCGGTTTTTCCTGCCGGTGCGTAATGGTAAGTTCGTATGTGACGACATTCCCGTTTATCAGAAGCGTGGGATTCGCATCATCCACCATGGCATAGGATGCCTGCCGGGCCAACAGACGGGTTTCATACCGATAATGCTCCACGGTGTCTGGC
Proteins encoded in this region:
- a CDS encoding YqzL family protein — protein: MDEKTAWYLFETTGNIEAYMLYQDLATGWQAGRSGPRSPSKVRRNTDRKPAGTGGAGEAPPPFSVRM
- the recO gene encoding DNA repair protein RecO, with amino-acid sequence MGTQAVTDGLVIRDYNVGEADRFLTLLTRKYGAIRASARGARRIKSGVSTGTQLLCHADFTLFKGREKYIIDEATPLTLFMGIRAELEKLALAQYFCELEDFLAPKEEEAELFLRLILNALALLEAGKHPSMQIKAAFEMRLLAISGYMPDLVACAGCGTYEADGMVLLPRSGVFLCASCAAREQVSPGECTALSRGALAALRHTAYADFARLFSFSLPEQTLKSFAAASEQYLLATLERSFQTLEFYHSLFVDR